One genomic window of Gallaecimonas sp. GXIMD4217 includes the following:
- a CDS encoding Na+/H+ antiporter NhaC family protein produces MLTNPVVLSVLLLLILSLARINVVVALALSALAAGLLGGLGLEGTMAAFSGGLGKGAEIALGYAMLGAFAVAIARSGITEWLASHIIGRLGLTPSPRRQAVIRWVLLSVILLMAISSQNLIPIHIAFIPILIPPLLGVMHSLRLDRRLVACVLTFGLVTPYMALPVGFGSIFLNDLLLGNLNDNGLALTAAEMPQIMLIPALGMVTGLLVAVFFSYRRPRQYREVHVPGDDALVHELDLKTLAVALAAVGSALALQLYTGSIILGALAGFCVFILGGVVPWRQSQDAFTEGVKMMSLIGFIMITAAGFADVVKATGAVAELVEGLSAYGAGKASAAALMLVVGLLITLGIGSSFSTIPIIAAIYVPLALSLGFSPLATAALVGTAAALGDAGSPASDSTLGPTAGLNADGQHDHIRDSVIPTFVHYNLPLLVAGWLAAMIL; encoded by the coding sequence ATGTTGACCAACCCCGTCGTGCTCTCCGTGCTGCTATTGCTGATCCTCAGCCTGGCCCGGATCAACGTGGTGGTGGCCCTGGCGCTGTCGGCCCTGGCCGCCGGCCTTCTGGGCGGCCTGGGCCTGGAAGGCACCATGGCGGCCTTTTCCGGGGGCCTGGGCAAGGGCGCCGAAATCGCCTTGGGCTACGCCATGCTGGGCGCCTTTGCCGTGGCCATCGCCCGCTCCGGCATCACCGAATGGCTGGCCAGCCACATCATCGGCCGCCTGGGCCTGACCCCCAGCCCGCGCCGCCAGGCGGTGATCCGCTGGGTATTGCTGAGCGTGATCCTGTTGATGGCCATCAGCTCCCAGAACCTGATCCCCATCCATATCGCCTTCATTCCCATACTGATCCCGCCACTGCTGGGGGTGATGCACAGCCTACGGCTGGACCGGCGCCTGGTGGCCTGCGTGCTCACCTTCGGCCTGGTGACCCCCTACATGGCCCTGCCGGTGGGCTTTGGCAGCATCTTCCTGAACGACCTGCTGCTGGGCAACCTCAACGACAACGGCCTGGCCCTGACGGCGGCCGAGATGCCGCAGATCATGCTGATCCCGGCCTTAGGGATGGTGACCGGCCTGCTTGTCGCCGTTTTCTTCAGCTACCGCAGGCCCAGGCAGTACCGGGAAGTCCATGTGCCGGGCGACGACGCCCTGGTCCACGAGCTGGATCTCAAGACCTTAGCCGTGGCCCTGGCCGCCGTCGGCAGCGCCCTGGCCCTGCAGCTCTACACCGGCTCCATCATCCTGGGCGCCCTGGCCGGTTTCTGCGTCTTCATCCTCGGCGGCGTGGTGCCCTGGCGCCAGAGCCAGGACGCCTTCACCGAAGGGGTCAAGATGATGTCGCTGATCGGCTTCATCATGATCACCGCCGCCGGCTTTGCCGACGTGGTCAAGGCCACCGGCGCCGTGGCCGAGCTGGTGGAGGGCCTGAGCGCCTATGGCGCCGGCAAGGCCAGCGCCGCGGCCCTGATGCTGGTGGTGGGACTGCTGATCACCCTGGGCATCGGCTCCAGCTTTTCCACCATTCCCATCATCGCCGCCATCTATGTGCCGCTGGCGCTGAGCCTGGGCTTCTCGCCCCTGGCCACGGCGGCCCTGGTGGGCACCGCCGCCGCCCTGGGCGATGCCGGCTCGCCGGCCTCGGACTCCACCCTGGGCCCCACCGCCGGCCTCAACGCCGACGGCCAGCACGACCATATCCGGGACTCGGTGATCCCCACCTTCGTCCATTACAACCTGCCGCTGCTGGTGGCCGGTTGGCTGGCCGCCATGATCCTGTAA
- a CDS encoding peroxiredoxin C — MSVLVGRPAPDFTAAAVLGNGEIVDNFNLKEHIKGKYAVMFFYPLDFTFVCPSELIAFDHRIEEFQKRGVEVIGVSIDSQFTHHAWRSTPVDKGGIGEVRYPLVADVKHEICQAYDVEHPEAGVAFRGSFLIDKEGVVRHQVVNDLPLGRNIDEMLRMIDALQFTEEHGEVCPAGWNKGDKGMAANAEGVASYLAENADKL, encoded by the coding sequence ATGAGCGTACTCGTAGGTCGTCCTGCTCCGGACTTCACTGCCGCTGCCGTTCTGGGTAACGGTGAAATCGTTGATAACTTCAACCTGAAAGAGCACATCAAGGGCAAGTACGCCGTGATGTTCTTCTACCCCCTGGACTTCACCTTCGTCTGTCCTTCCGAGCTGATCGCCTTCGATCACCGCATCGAAGAGTTCCAGAAGCGCGGCGTCGAGGTGATCGGTGTGTCCATCGACTCCCAATTCACCCACCACGCCTGGCGCTCCACCCCGGTCGACAAGGGCGGTATCGGTGAAGTGCGTTACCCCCTGGTTGCCGACGTCAAGCACGAGATCTGCCAGGCCTACGACGTAGAGCACCCGGAGGCCGGCGTTGCCTTCCGTGGCTCCTTCCTGATCGACAAGGAAGGCGTTGTGCGTCACCAGGTGGTCAACGATCTGCCCCTGGGCCGTAACATCGACGAGATGCTGCGCATGATCGACGCCCTGCAGTTCACCGAAGAGCACGGCGAAGTGTGCCCGGCCGGCTGGAACAAAGGCGACAAGGGTATGGCCGCCAACGCCGAAGGCGTGGCCTCCTACCTGGCCGAGAACGCCGACAAGCTGTAA
- a CDS encoding DUF2214 family protein, whose translation MDFMAVKYLHILGFMSLFACMVAEHLLLAPRLSRAELNRLVRIDAVLGLSALVTLTAGLLLVFAVGKPGGYYLKNGYFHLKATLFVLAALISLYPTLTLLRARRQAGNDIILPGGLIWALRLELLLVLPLPLLGMVLAYGYG comes from the coding sequence ATGGACTTCATGGCCGTCAAATACCTGCATATCCTCGGCTTTATGAGCCTTTTCGCCTGCATGGTGGCCGAGCACCTGCTGCTGGCCCCCAGGCTGAGCCGGGCCGAGCTCAACCGCCTGGTCCGCATCGACGCCGTGCTGGGCCTCAGTGCCCTGGTGACGCTGACGGCCGGGCTGCTGCTGGTGTTCGCGGTCGGCAAGCCCGGCGGCTATTACCTGAAAAACGGCTATTTCCACCTCAAGGCGACCCTGTTCGTCCTGGCGGCGCTGATCTCCCTCTATCCCACCCTGACCCTGCTCAGGGCCAGGCGCCAGGCCGGTAACGACATCATCCTGCCCGGCGGCCTCATCTGGGCGCTGCGCCTGGAGCTGCTGCTGGTGCTGCCCCTGCCGCTGCTGGGCATGGTGTTGGCCTACGGTTACGGCTGA
- a CDS encoding class I SAM-dependent methyltransferase, with translation MDIAGYNSQAWDRQVAKDSPWTRPVDADTIARARAGDWAIVLTPDKAVPRHWLGTLKGKKVLCLAGGGGQQGPVLAAAGAKVTVLDNAAGQLAQDELVARRDGLALVLEQGDMRDLGRFADASFDLIVHPCANCFVPDIQPVWDECARVLKPGGRLLAGFLKPEFFLFDDQAMEAGKLVVRHRLPYSDLSHLGEAELAALKEAGEPLMFSHGLEAQLGGQLRAGLRLLELYEDGWRGHVSGDYFFPCMASLAVRD, from the coding sequence ATGGATATCGCCGGCTATAACAGCCAGGCCTGGGACCGCCAGGTCGCAAAGGACAGCCCCTGGACCAGGCCCGTGGACGCCGACACCATAGCCCGGGCCAGGGCAGGGGACTGGGCCATAGTCCTGACTCCGGACAAGGCGGTGCCCAGGCACTGGCTCGGCACCCTTAAGGGCAAGAAGGTGCTCTGCCTGGCCGGGGGCGGTGGCCAGCAGGGCCCGGTGCTGGCGGCGGCCGGCGCCAAGGTGACGGTGCTGGACAATGCCGCCGGCCAGCTGGCCCAGGACGAGCTGGTGGCCCGGCGGGACGGCCTGGCGCTGGTCCTGGAGCAGGGCGACATGCGCGATCTGGGCCGTTTCGCCGATGCCAGCTTCGACCTCATCGTCCACCCCTGCGCCAACTGCTTCGTGCCGGACATCCAGCCGGTCTGGGACGAGTGCGCCCGGGTGCTGAAGCCGGGCGGGCGCCTGCTGGCGGGCTTCCTGAAGCCGGAGTTCTTCCTGTTCGACGACCAGGCCATGGAGGCCGGCAAGCTGGTGGTGCGCCATCGCCTGCCCTACAGCGATCTGAGCCACCTCGGCGAGGCGGAGCTGGCGGCGCTCAAGGAAGCCGGCGAGCCGCTGATGTTCTCCCACGGCCTGGAGGCGCAGCTGGGCGGCCAGCTCAGGGCCGGGCTCAGGCTGCTGGAGCTGTACGAGGACGGCTGGCGCGGCCATGTCAGCGGCGATTACTTCTTCCCCTGCATGGCCAGCCTGGCGGTCAGGGACTAG
- a CDS encoding succinylglutamate desuccinylase/aspartoacylase family protein, giving the protein MKLGGVDIAPGSRQQIWLPLTPLYNNATMEMPVEVIRGRRPGPHLFVSAAVHGDEINGVEIIRRLLKSRLLKGLKGALIAVPVVNVYGFIAKSRYLPDRRDLNRFFPGSAKGSMAARLANTFMEEVVANASHGIDLHTGALHRTNLPQIRTNLNDPQALAMARAFRVPVVLNSELRDGSLRAAALDAGLPVLLYEAGEALRFDEHAIRAGLRGIINVMRHIGMLPAKAPPKKALTPLLSQESRWVRAPVSGMLTQNAELGQAVKKGQVIAEISSPLDPNPVPVKSPVDGIVIGAVTMPLLHEGEALFNVAHTERADRLSEQLPHFYDNLERLSDADFPL; this is encoded by the coding sequence ATGAAACTGGGCGGCGTCGACATCGCGCCCGGCAGTCGCCAGCAGATCTGGCTGCCGCTGACGCCCCTGTACAACAACGCCACCATGGAGATGCCGGTGGAGGTGATCCGTGGCCGCCGGCCCGGCCCGCACCTGTTCGTGTCGGCGGCGGTGCACGGCGACGAGATCAACGGCGTGGAGATCATCCGCCGCCTGCTCAAGAGCCGGCTGCTCAAGGGCCTGAAGGGGGCGCTGATCGCCGTGCCTGTGGTCAATGTCTACGGCTTTATCGCCAAGAGCCGCTACCTGCCGGACAGGCGCGATCTGAACCGCTTCTTCCCCGGCTCCGCCAAGGGCTCCATGGCGGCGCGCCTGGCCAATACCTTCATGGAGGAGGTGGTGGCCAACGCCAGCCACGGCATCGACCTGCACACAGGAGCCCTGCACCGCACCAACCTGCCGCAGATCCGCACCAACCTCAACGATCCCCAGGCCCTGGCCATGGCCAGGGCCTTCCGGGTGCCGGTGGTGCTGAACTCGGAGCTGAGGGACGGTTCGCTCAGGGCCGCGGCCCTGGACGCCGGCCTGCCGGTGCTGCTCTACGAGGCCGGCGAGGCGCTGCGCTTCGACGAGCACGCCATCCGCGCCGGCCTGCGCGGCATCATCAACGTGATGCGCCATATCGGCATGCTGCCGGCCAAGGCGCCGCCCAAGAAGGCGCTGACGCCGCTGCTGTCTCAGGAGAGCCGCTGGGTACGGGCGCCGGTATCGGGCATGCTGACCCAGAACGCCGAGCTGGGCCAGGCGGTCAAGAAGGGCCAGGTGATCGCCGAAATAAGCTCGCCCCTGGATCCCAATCCGGTGCCGGTCAAGAGCCCGGTGGACGGCATCGTCATCGGCGCCGTCACCATGCCGCTGCTGCACGAGGGCGAGGCCCTGTTCAACGTCGCCCACACCGAGCGGGCCGACCGGCTCAGCGAGCAGCTGCCCCACTTCTACGACAACCTGGAGCGGCTCTCCGACGCCGACTTCCCGCTCTAG
- the rimK gene encoding 30S ribosomal protein S6--L-glutamate ligase encodes MKIDILSRNPGLYSTKRLLEAAEALGHEARVLNHLLCYMNIASHRPEMHYKGELLDNPDAVIPRIGASVTFYGTAVVRQFEMMGVYSVNESVAISRSRDKLRSLQLLSRKGIGMPVTGFAHSTSDTEDLIRMVGGAPLVVKLLESTQGKGVVLAETNKAAESTIEAFRSLNTRFLVQEYIKEAGGADIRCIVVGEKVVAAMERKAKEGEFRSNLHRGGSAKPIRITPEERSTAVRSARIMGLNVAGVDLLRSNHGPLVMEVNSSPGLEGIENATGVDVAKAIIQFIAKNAKPNATRTRGKG; translated from the coding sequence ATGAAGATCGACATCCTGTCACGCAACCCCGGTCTCTATTCCACCAAGCGCCTGCTGGAGGCCGCCGAGGCGCTCGGCCATGAGGCTCGGGTTCTCAATCACCTGCTCTGCTACATGAATATCGCCTCGCACCGGCCGGAGATGCACTACAAGGGTGAGCTGCTGGACAACCCGGACGCGGTGATCCCCCGCATCGGCGCCTCCGTGACCTTCTACGGCACCGCCGTGGTGCGCCAGTTCGAGATGATGGGGGTCTACAGCGTCAACGAATCGGTGGCCATCTCCCGCTCCCGGGACAAGCTGCGCAGCCTGCAGCTGCTGTCCCGCAAGGGCATCGGCATGCCGGTGACCGGCTTTGCCCATTCCACCTCCGACACCGAGGATCTCATTCGCATGGTCGGCGGCGCCCCCCTGGTGGTGAAGCTGCTGGAAAGCACCCAGGGCAAGGGCGTGGTGCTGGCCGAGACCAACAAGGCCGCCGAATCCACCATCGAGGCCTTTCGCAGCCTCAACACCCGCTTCCTGGTCCAGGAATACATCAAGGAAGCCGGCGGCGCCGACATCCGCTGCATCGTGGTCGGCGAGAAGGTGGTGGCGGCCATGGAGCGCAAGGCCAAGGAAGGGGAATTCCGTTCCAACCTGCACCGGGGCGGCTCCGCCAAGCCGATCCGCATCACTCCGGAGGAGCGCTCAACGGCGGTGCGCAGCGCCAGGATCATGGGCCTGAACGTGGCCGGGGTGGATCTGCTGCGCTCCAACCACGGCCCCCTGGTGATGGAGGTGAACTCCTCGCCGGGCCTGGAAGGCATAGAGAACGCCACCGGCGTGGACGTGGCCAAGGCCATCATCCAGTTCATCGCCAAGAACGCCAAGCCCAACGCCACCCGCACCCGAGGCAAGGGATGA
- a CDS encoding type 1 glutamine amidotransferase domain-containing protein — protein sequence MKILMVLTSHDRLGDSGEPTGFWLEELAAPYYRFKEAGAEVVLASPQGGRPPVDPKSLAEESLTDDARRFQDDDQAMALLADTVPLKSVKADDFDALFYPGGHGPLWDLAEDAYSQALIEDFFDAAKPVAAVCHGPAVFVKVVDGEGLPFLLGKKLTGFSNAEEAAVGLTEVVPFLLEDAIVEKGGSYEKGLDWQDFVVSDGHLITGQNPQSSSSTARAVLELL from the coding sequence ATGAAGATCCTGATGGTACTGACCTCACACGACCGGCTCGGCGACAGCGGCGAGCCCACCGGATTCTGGCTGGAGGAGCTGGCGGCGCCCTATTACCGCTTCAAGGAGGCCGGTGCCGAGGTGGTGCTGGCCTCGCCCCAGGGCGGCCGGCCGCCGGTGGATCCCAAGAGCCTGGCCGAGGAAAGCCTCACCGACGACGCCCGCCGTTTTCAGGATGACGATCAGGCCATGGCCCTGCTGGCCGATACGGTGCCGCTCAAGAGCGTGAAGGCCGACGACTTCGATGCCCTCTTTTATCCCGGCGGCCATGGCCCGCTCTGGGACTTGGCCGAGGATGCCTACTCCCAGGCGCTGATCGAGGACTTCTTCGACGCCGCCAAGCCGGTGGCGGCGGTCTGCCATGGCCCGGCGGTGTTCGTGAAGGTGGTGGACGGCGAAGGCCTGCCCTTCCTGCTTGGCAAGAAGCTGACCGGCTTCTCCAACGCCGAAGAAGCCGCCGTGGGCCTGACCGAGGTGGTGCCCTTCCTGCTGGAAGACGCCATCGTCGAGAAGGGCGGCAGCTACGAAAAGGGCCTGGATTGGCAGGACTTCGTGGTCAGCGACGGCCACCTGATCACCGGCCAGAACCCCCAGTCTTCCTCCTCCACGGCCAGGGCGGTGCTGGAGCTGCTTTAA
- a CDS encoding succinylglutamate desuccinylase/aspartoacylase family protein, translating into MHDHRGRHPGDAGAGGKGQWRAADGPLYRFRGRGCGPSVYIQANLHGAEVQGNAVIYQLLQLLPALERLGDISLVPMANPLGLNQKSGEFTLGRFDPVTGQNWNRLYADLRPDLDAFLAKHGQKEPDALKAAYRQALLTELEQRLAEPLALSTGRRLAMTLQRQALQADLVLDLHTGPVSASHLYVPDYARESARLFDIPHVLLIPNQFDGALDESVFCPWWRLGDALAERGRALSLGVEAFTVELGSQEDIDLAEAGRQAGSILAYLTRKGVIGDCPYQPRDMVRHACLLRDYQAIHSPAGGFVQYLARPGRPLPAGEPLARLLRLDGGGHARDITLERDVLPILHFASASVNQGTELYKVFTKPFAL; encoded by the coding sequence ATGCATGACCACCGCGGCCGTCATCCAGGAGACGCTGGTGCTGGGGGAAAGGGCCAATGGCGAGCCGCTGACGGCCCCCTGTATCGGTTCCGGGGCCGAGGTTGTGGCCCCAGCGTCTACATCCAGGCCAACCTGCACGGCGCCGAGGTCCAGGGCAACGCGGTGATCTACCAGCTGCTGCAGCTGTTGCCGGCCCTGGAGCGGCTCGGCGACATCAGCCTGGTGCCCATGGCCAATCCCCTGGGCCTGAACCAGAAGAGCGGCGAGTTCACCTTGGGCCGTTTCGATCCCGTCACCGGCCAGAACTGGAACCGGCTCTATGCCGACCTGCGCCCGGACTTGGATGCCTTCCTGGCCAAGCACGGCCAAAAGGAGCCGGATGCCCTCAAGGCCGCCTACCGCCAGGCCCTGCTGACGGAGCTGGAGCAGCGCCTGGCAGAGCCGCTGGCGCTCAGCACCGGCCGCCGCCTGGCCATGACCCTGCAGCGCCAGGCGCTGCAGGCGGATCTGGTGCTGGATCTGCACACCGGCCCCGTCTCCGCCAGCCATCTCTACGTGCCCGACTACGCCCGGGAGTCGGCCAGGCTGTTCGACATCCCCCATGTGCTGTTGATCCCCAACCAGTTCGACGGCGCCCTGGACGAGTCGGTGTTCTGTCCCTGGTGGCGGCTCGGTGATGCTCTGGCGGAGCGGGGCCGGGCATTGTCGCTGGGGGTGGAGGCCTTCACGGTGGAACTGGGCAGCCAGGAAGACATCGATCTGGCCGAGGCCGGGCGCCAGGCCGGCTCCATCCTGGCCTACCTGACCCGCAAGGGGGTGATAGGCGATTGCCCCTACCAGCCCAGGGACATGGTCCGCCACGCCTGCCTGCTCAGGGACTACCAGGCCATCCACAGCCCGGCCGGCGGCTTCGTCCAGTACCTGGCCAGGCCGGGCCGGCCGCTGCCTGCCGGAGAGCCCCTGGCGAGGCTGCTGCGGCTGGACGGCGGCGGCCATGCCAGGGACATCACCCTGGAACGCGATGTGCTGCCCATACTGCACTTCGCCTCGGCCAGCGTGAACCAGGGCACCGAGCTCTACAAGGTGTTCACCAAGCCCTTTGCCCTTTAA
- the lysC gene encoding lysine-sensitive aspartokinase 3, producing MNTCKVLKFGGTSVADLDAMENCVRLIRAEAATRLVVVSASAGITNQLVALAERPLSPRQRHELVDEIEGRQYQLLAKLEAPWQVQDQLEALLSELTTLALAQAPMTAIRRDALLAMGERLSSLLFTALLRERGVDARLLDARSVLATDNQAGQAEPLLEQTRTQLQAALAGEPHAVLVTQGFIGRDGLGNTTTLGRGGSDYSAALFAEAMGAQELQIWTDVAGIYSTDPRLVPTARPIPELSFTQAAELATFGAKVLHPKTLWPAVRAGIPVFIGASKAPNQGGTKVLADSSNQAPFVALACRRDQTLLTLSSLSMLHSYGFLGRIFSLLAEHRISVDMVTTSEVSIALTLDAIGSEQALSEAVLARLREHCQVQVQSGLTLVTLVGSRVNQRPGVAARIFERISDFNIRLICHGASPHNLAFLVDDAVADPIMARLHQVLFDEEPPCPGNA from the coding sequence ATGAACACCTGCAAAGTTTTAAAGTTTGGCGGTACCAGCGTCGCCGATCTGGACGCCATGGAAAACTGCGTCCGCCTCATCCGGGCCGAGGCCGCCACACGCCTGGTGGTGGTCAGCGCCAGCGCCGGCATCACCAACCAGCTGGTGGCCCTGGCCGAACGACCGCTGTCACCGCGCCAGCGCCACGAACTGGTGGACGAAATAGAAGGCCGCCAGTACCAGCTACTGGCCAAGCTGGAGGCCCCCTGGCAAGTCCAGGACCAGCTGGAAGCCCTGCTCTCGGAGCTGACCACCCTGGCACTGGCACAAGCGCCCATGACCGCCATCCGCCGGGACGCCCTGCTGGCCATGGGCGAGCGCCTGTCCAGCCTGCTGTTCACGGCGCTGCTCAGGGAGCGTGGCGTCGACGCCAGGCTGCTGGATGCCCGCTCGGTGCTGGCCACCGACAACCAGGCCGGCCAGGCCGAGCCGCTGCTGGAGCAGACCCGAACCCAGCTGCAGGCGGCGCTGGCCGGCGAGCCCCATGCGGTGCTGGTGACCCAGGGCTTCATCGGCCGGGACGGCCTGGGCAACACCACCACCCTGGGCCGGGGCGGCTCCGACTACAGCGCAGCGCTGTTCGCCGAAGCCATGGGGGCCCAGGAACTGCAGATCTGGACCGACGTGGCCGGGATCTACAGCACGGATCCGCGCCTGGTGCCCACGGCCCGCCCCATCCCCGAGCTCAGTTTCACCCAGGCGGCGGAGCTGGCCACCTTCGGCGCCAAGGTACTGCATCCCAAGACCTTGTGGCCGGCGGTGCGGGCCGGGATCCCGGTCTTTATCGGCGCCAGCAAGGCGCCAAACCAGGGCGGCACCAAGGTGCTGGCGGACAGCAGCAACCAGGCCCCCTTCGTGGCCCTGGCCTGCCGCCGGGACCAGACCCTGCTGACCCTGTCCAGCCTCAGCATGCTGCACAGCTACGGTTTCCTGGGGCGGATCTTCTCGCTGTTGGCCGAGCACAGGATCAGCGTCGACATGGTGACCACCTCCGAGGTCAGCATCGCCCTGACGTTGGACGCCATCGGCTCGGAGCAGGCGCTGTCCGAAGCGGTGCTGGCCAGGCTCAGGGAGCATTGCCAGGTGCAGGTGCAGAGCGGCCTGACCCTGGTGACCCTGGTGGGCTCCAGGGTCAACCAGAGGCCCGGGGTGGCGGCGCGGATCTTCGAGCGCATCAGCGACTTCAACATCCGCCTGATCTGCCATGGCGCCAGTCCCCATAACCTGGCCTTTTTGGTGGACGACGCCGTCGCCGATCCGATCATGGCCCGCCTGCACCAGGTGCTGTTCGACGAGGAGCCGCCATGCCCAGGGAATGCATGA
- the rnt gene encoding ribonuclease T, producing the protein MAQDLSTRFRGFFPVIIDVETAGFNAKTDALLQIAASFVEMDDQGKLFVSKTLFHNVLPFEGANLEEEALKFTGITDPWHPLRLAVDEDEALKDIFKAVRKAQKAAGCQRSILVGHNAHFDLGFLNAAVERCHIKRSPFHPFVAFDTATLAGLALGQTVLAKACRTAGMAFDNGEAHAANYDAERTAELFCHIVNRWQELGGWPLPQPETEEEPAQATTASKSA; encoded by the coding sequence ATGGCTCAGGATCTCAGTACCCGCTTTCGCGGCTTCTTCCCCGTCATCATCGACGTGGAAACCGCCGGCTTCAACGCCAAGACCGACGCCCTGCTGCAAATCGCCGCCTCCTTCGTGGAGATGGACGACCAGGGCAAGCTGTTCGTATCCAAGACCCTCTTCCACAACGTGTTGCCCTTCGAGGGCGCCAACCTGGAGGAGGAGGCCCTCAAGTTTACCGGCATCACCGATCCCTGGCACCCGCTGCGCCTGGCCGTAGACGAAGACGAGGCCCTGAAGGACATCTTCAAGGCGGTGCGCAAGGCCCAGAAGGCGGCCGGTTGCCAGCGCAGCATCCTGGTGGGCCATAACGCCCACTTCGATCTGGGCTTCCTCAACGCCGCCGTGGAGCGCTGCCACATCAAGCGCTCCCCCTTCCATCCCTTCGTGGCCTTCGACACCGCCACCCTGGCCGGCCTGGCCCTGGGCCAGACGGTGTTGGCCAAGGCCTGCCGCACCGCCGGCATGGCCTTCGACAACGGCGAGGCCCACGCCGCCAACTACGATGCCGAGCGCACCGCCGAGCTGTTCTGCCATATCGTCAACCGCTGGCAGGAACTGGGCGGCTGGCCCCTGCCCCAGCCGGAAACGGAAGAAGAGCCGGCACAAGCAACGACCGCCTCAAAAAGCGCCTGA
- a CDS encoding OmpA family protein, giving the protein MSKRFLPLLLMALPVLAGPRYYAAELGQSSWQLSAANPVQCRLEHPIPRYGKAVFEARASRNPNLHFELDMLRLPSRQASARLLSVAPQWQPGAPTRELGRVTLYPHYPAELGDDKAWTLLTELESGRLPTLTYDDWAGQQPVAVALSSGNFRQSYFAFMDCIQGLLPIGFEDIAFSVLRYQKNSSELHPESRRRLALISQYLQHDDSVGQILIDAYSDSYGGRWKNEQLSIQRAQAIKDYLISTGLDEGRIRFEGHGEKRHIASNDTEAGRMQNRRVVIALQR; this is encoded by the coding sequence ATGTCCAAACGATTCTTGCCCCTGCTGCTGATGGCACTGCCGGTCCTGGCCGGGCCCCGCTACTATGCGGCCGAGCTGGGCCAGTCCAGCTGGCAGCTGAGCGCCGCCAACCCGGTGCAGTGCCGCCTGGAGCACCCCATTCCCCGCTACGGCAAGGCCGTGTTCGAGGCCAGGGCCAGCCGCAACCCCAACCTGCATTTCGAGCTGGACATGCTGCGCCTGCCGAGCCGCCAGGCCAGCGCCCGCCTGCTGAGCGTGGCGCCCCAGTGGCAACCCGGCGCACCGACCCGGGAGCTGGGCAGGGTGACCCTGTACCCCCATTACCCGGCGGAGCTGGGCGATGACAAGGCCTGGACCCTGCTCACCGAGCTCGAATCCGGCCGCCTGCCGACGTTGACCTACGACGACTGGGCCGGCCAGCAGCCGGTGGCGGTGGCCCTGTCCAGCGGCAACTTCCGCCAGAGCTACTTCGCCTTCATGGACTGCATCCAGGGGCTGCTGCCCATCGGCTTCGAGGACATCGCCTTTTCGGTGCTGCGTTACCAGAAGAATTCCTCGGAGCTGCACCCGGAGTCCAGGCGCCGCCTGGCGCTGATCAGCCAATACCTGCAACACGACGACTCGGTGGGGCAGATCCTCATCGACGCCTATTCCGACTCCTACGGCGGCCGCTGGAAGAACGAGCAGCTGTCCATCCAGCGGGCCCAGGCCATCAAGGACTACCTGATCAGCACCGGCCTGGACGAGGGCCGGATCCGCTTCGAAGGGCACGGCGAGAAGCGCCATATCGCCTCCAACGACACCGAGGCGGGTCGGATGCAGAACCGGCGGGTGGTGATAGCCCTGCAGCGCTGA
- the gloA gene encoding lactoylglutathione lyase, which yields MRILHTMLRVGDLDRSIAFYTDVLGMKLLRKSENAEYRYTLAFVGYGDEKDEAVLELTYNWGTDSYELGNAYGHIAIESDDIHATCQAIKARGGKVTREPGPVKGGTTEIAFVEDPDGYKIELINKKHAGQGLGH from the coding sequence ATGCGCATTCTCCACACCATGCTGAGGGTCGGCGACCTCGACAGATCCATCGCCTTCTACACCGACGTGCTTGGCATGAAGCTGCTGCGCAAGTCCGAAAACGCCGAGTACCGGTACACCCTGGCCTTCGTGGGCTACGGCGACGAGAAGGACGAGGCGGTGCTGGAGCTCACCTACAACTGGGGCACCGACAGCTACGAGCTGGGCAACGCCTACGGCCATATCGCCATCGAGTCCGACGACATCCATGCCACCTGCCAGGCCATCAAGGCTCGCGGCGGCAAGGTGACCCGGGAGCCGGGCCCGGTCAAGGGCGGCACCACCGAGATCGCCTTCGTGGAAGATCCCGACGGCTACAAGATAGAGCTCATCAACAAGAAGCACGCCGGCCAGGGCCTCGGCCACTAA